One genomic window of Bactrocera dorsalis isolate Fly_Bdor chromosome 4, ASM2337382v1, whole genome shotgun sequence includes the following:
- the LOC105226941 gene encoding uncharacterized protein LOC105226941: protein MSTELNFRQLIDLAIGSPEPGHVNFYALHFLLFSFAEKLNLIDEPVDNTKYENVSIVMSSGKFGSDSCDQYPGSVSFAHSKGSTLRHVKESAKPLMKRNRKRETGGADPDDTATAEGTEVEEAEGGEGGEGGEGGEGGEGGEEAQNIQEAPQQEVVEEVQLEAPPEPVAPLATKQSIDKPIELEIVPATGEEVFDQPVEAKTSGEEIDLAIQLEHQQLTSSVYRGITIMKDQLELVMELMRLVVSVTVQKRATPMQIEQMQSLVKKMIAIQKENTYIENAYGFRIDDTYFDPDLDRLEDGVEDEEGEEESMHSDPSYKSPLTSHIAVPPAVRPTQEEYELDAHLCYSPDKLLDQLMDLKSEFCMLTNKVNEITATILEQDCQRTTKLIADLQEQLRDLKFYVTSLKEATDRMESKNVNYSETIDELTKTIDEIMNDKIDKSEIEILLADKVDYNQLQRKVSNEQMQEFQCRLDKKFTEVQNQIKTNDKNMYQAMDNIRITLGLASVDDILNRFKEKIEAQIQGLQETLRKYMDATNDECAAAGARIKVLQDLACISCDTTCVMRTMEKSKVAKLPNAHASNLLSPLITYEIGSIRKSGIMGYYRKDDFPHAPNAWLNQQRVSMRMCVPRHAGGAHTTHTAKEHFEKVVISKK, encoded by the coding sequence ATGTCAACAGAACTGAATTTTCGACAACTTATCGATCTGGCTATCGGTTCACCGGAGCCAGGACATGTAAATTTTTACGCGctgcattttttacttttttcattcgCCGAAAAGCTGAATCTTATCGATGAACCTGTGGACAATACGAAGTACGAAAATGTTTCGATAGTTATGAGCAGTGGCAAGTTCGGGAGCGATTCCTGTGATCAATATCCGGGCTCAGTCAGTTTTGCACATAGTAAAGGCTCCACGCTACGTCATGTGAAAGAATCGGCAAAGCCGTTGATGAAACGCAATCGGAAAAGAGAAACGGGCGGTGCTGATCCCGATGATACTGCAACTGCTGAGGGTACAGAAGTTGAAGAAGCGGAAGGAGGTGAAGGAGGCGAAGGAGGTGAAGGGGGCGAAGGTGGAGAAGGCGGCGAAGAAGCGCAAAATATTCAAGAGGCACCTCAGCAAGAAGTAGTGGAAGAAGTACAGTTAGAGGCACCACCTGAACCGGTTGCGCCTTTAGCAACAAAGCAATCAATTGACAAACCAATAGAACTAGAAATTGTACCGGCAACTGGCGAGGAGGTGTTCGATCAACCAGTCGAAGCAAAAACTTCGGGTGAAGAAATTGATCTTGCTATACAATTAGAACATCAACAATTAACGAGTTCCGTCTATCGTGGCATTACCATTATGAAGGACCAACTGGAACTGGTAATGGAACTTATGCGGCTTGTCGTTTCTGTAACAGTGCAAAAGAGAGCCACACCCATGCAAATAGAACAAATGCAAtcgttagtaaaaaaaatgattgcCATACAAAAGGagaatacatatatagaaaatgcATATGGTTTTCGTATAGACGATACCTACTTCGATCCCGATTTGGACCGACTGGAAGATGGAGTTGAGGATGAGGAAGGTGAGGAGGAAAGTATGCATAGTGATCCCTCCTACAAATCGCCACTGACCTCACATATTGCGGTACCACCAGCCGTTCGGCCAACACAAGAAGAATACGAGTTAGATGCCCATCTTTGCTACTCACCCGATAAGCTATTAGATCAGCTGATGGACCTCAAGTCAGAGTTCTGTATGCTAACGAATAAAGTCAATGAAATTACTGCCACCATACTCGAACAGGATTGTCAACGTACCACAAAGCTGATCGCCGATCTACAAGAACAACTCagagatttgaaattttatgtaacCAGTTTGAAAGAGGCTACCGATCGCATGGAATCGAAAAACGTTAATTACAGTGAGACCATTGATGAGCTCACTAAAACCATAGATGAAATAATGAATGATAAGATCGATAAGAGTGAAATTGAGATACTACTAGCTGATAAAGTCGACTACAATCAATTGCAACGTAAAGTCTCCAATGAACAGATGCAAGAGTTCCAGTGCCGTTTGGATAAGAAATTCACCGAAgttcaaaatcaaatcaaaaccAACGATAAGAATATGTATCAGGCCATGGATAATATAAGGATAACGCTCGGTTTGGCATCTGTAGATGATATACTGAATAGATTTAAGGAGAAGATAGAGGCGCAAATACAAGGGCTGCAGGAAACACTGCGCAAGTATATGGACGCCACAAATGACGAGTGCGCCGCCGCGGGTGCACGTATAAAGGTGCTGCAGGATCTCGCCTGCATCTCCTGCGACACGACATGTGTCATGCGTACCATGGAGAAGTCGAAAGTGGCAAAACTGCCGAATGCGCACGCCTCGAATTTGTTAAGCCCACTCATCACCTACGAAATCGGTTCGATACGCAAGTCAGGCATTATGGGCTATTACCGAAAGGATGATTTCCCACATGCACCGAATGCATGGCTCAACCAGCAGAGGGTTTCGATGCGCATGTGCGTGCCACGTCACGCAGGCGGCGCTCATACTACTCACACCGCCAAGGAACACTTCGAAAAAGTCGTGATCAGTAAAAAATAA